The genomic DNA CCCGAGTAGTCCGGGCACGCGGGTTGGACGGGGCCGATCTCGCCTATCTCCGCACGGCCGACGGCGTGGCCGCCGTCGCCGCGGCGGACCGGCTCGCGCTGACCGACGGCACCCTGCTCGCGGACGTCGGGACGGTGCGCGGCATCGCCGGGGCGCACGCCCCGGCCGTCATCGAACAGGTCCGGGCGCGACGGCGCGCGGCCGCCAAGCTCGGCGACGTCGACGGTTGGCTGCTCACCGACGAGGCGGTGCAGCAGGCCACCCCGGCGGCGGTCGCCGAGCATCGCGCCCGTCGGCTGGCGTGGCTCTCCGTGCACGACGTGACCTGCTCGATCGGCGCGGAGCTGCGCGCGCTGGTGCAGGTCTGCCCGCGCGTCGTGGGCAGCGACCTCGATCCGCTGCGCGCGCGGATGGCCGCGCACAACGTGCCGCGGGCCCTCGTCTACGTCGCGGACGCGCTGACGCCGACGTCCACCGCCGACGTCGTGATCGCCGACCCGGCCCGCCGCGCCGGCGGACGGCGGATCGTCGACCCCGAGCAGATGTCGCCCGCGCTGTCCGCCCTGCGCGCCGCGTACGCCGGACGCTCGCTGGCGGTGAAGACCGCGCCCGGCATCGACTACGACGGACTGCGCCGCAAGGGCTTCGACGGCGAGGTGGAGGTCGTCTCGCTGGACGGCGGAGTCCGGGAGGCCTGCCTGTGGTCCGGCCCCGTCGCCGTCCCCGGGCTCACCCGGGCGACGGTGCTGCACGGCTCGGGCTCCGGCGGCTACGAGGTGTTTTCCACCGATCCGCACGACGTCGACCCGGAGCCCGCGGGCAAGTACCTCGTCGAGCCCGACGGCGCCGTCATCCGAGCCGGGCTCGTGCGGCACTACGCCGCGCGGCACGGGCTCTGGCAGCTCGACCCGCACATCGCGTATCTGAGCGGTGACGCCGTGCCGGC from Tsukamurella paurometabola includes the following:
- a CDS encoding THUMP-like domain-containing protein, which gives rise to MDGADLAYLRTADGVAAVAAADRLALTDGTLLADVGTVRGIAGAHAPAVIEQVRARRRAAAKLGDVDGWLLTDEAVQQATPAAVAEHRARRLAWLSVHDVTCSIGAELRALVQVCPRVVGSDLDPLRARMAAHNVPRALVYVADALTPTSTADVVIADPARRAGGRRIVDPEQMSPALSALRAAYAGRSLAVKTAPGIDYDGLRRKGFDGEVEVVSLDGGVREACLWSGPVAVPGLTRATVLHGSGSGGYEVFSTDPHDVDPEPAGKYLVEPDGAVIRAGLVRHYAARHGLWQLDPHIAYLSGDAVPAGERGFEILEEMRFSEKSLRAALRARDVGAVEILTRGAGVDPDVLRKRLKLQGSQAMTVVITRLGRQVMAYLTRPTR